The window TATTTGCTTCTGTTTATGGCAATATTGCTCCATTGGAAGAATGTCTAATATTGTTTCAATGGTTATATAGTGTTACAATTATTTTGGATTAATGGAAAACTTTCAAAGATAGTGCATAGTGTGATTGACATATGACACACTGGCAGGCTCAAAGTAGGCCAAAGGATTCAAAGTTTAATTTCTGAAACCTGATGATGTTATCCCTCAAGGCTCTGAAGGACTGAGAAGATCTAATCAGATTAAGGACTTGAAGGATGAGAAAATATTAGGATTATCTGTGTGTGTCCTAAAGGCAATGCTATGTATCCTTAGGAAAGGGAGTTAGAAGATTTAACCATAGACAAAGGAGGATTTGGTATAGAAGCAACACTGAAGTGATATGGCCACAAGCCATGGAATTTCAGTCACCACCAGAGCATGGGGGAGGCAAGACTTTGAGTGTCCCCTAGAACCTGTGGAGTGAACGTGCCTCTGTCAGACCACACCTCTGTCACACCACTGATTTCAGCTCATTGGGATTAATTTTAGACCCATGATTTCCAGAACCATGAAAGAATCAATATGTGCTTTGTAAGCCTCCAGGTTTGCAGCAATTTGTTAGAGCAGCCATTGGACACCAATACAAGTCCTCACCTGGTTTATCCCATGTCATAATCATACATTTCTGTTGTATGTTAGTTTGGTTGAAATCACAAGTGAAAACATCCCTCCATGGTATGGAGGCCAACCTGCCCTGCCCAGTGTTGACTGGCTTAATAGTTTACACCATCTCAAATTATCAACCAAGTTGGTACCTAAAGAGTAATATTCCCAAGTCTGCCCTTTGTCATTTTGGTACTTACAGCTGGTTAAAAGACTTAATCTGCAAATAGAGACAATAACAAAACCATTCTTCTGCCAAATGCGATGCCACTGTTCTGACTACAAAGAAAGCATTCTGCTCTCTCCTTACTCAAGGGTTCAGTGAAATCGGATGAAGCTCACCCTtactctttttttcatattttatacacaaatttttacttcattttatttttgagggttGTATctaatacacaaaaatatttttacatgccattaaaatgttttacaacTATAATCACAAGTGAGCATATTTTATTATGTAGACTTGATATCCCATAGTTAAAAACTATTTTGCAAAATTAACAATAAGAAACTTAAATATTGTGTTCAAAAGTGAACTCCTCCAATGACTCTTGTTAATGGGCTAATAGAGTGAAGAACATACATTTGTATTTCAGATACATGCACACATTCATAACCAAATGAGGAGAAACTCATAATAATTATaatcttaatttctttatgtGGTCATAtacttataaattaatatttataagtaCCTGTTGTCATTACCCAGTTTGTTATTGCATTTTTCTTGAACCAATCAAGCTTAAAGGCCATGATTATTTACCTGGTAGATTGTTCTGATCCTTATTCCTTATTCATGAAACATCTTGGGAAAATGAATACATGTTCATCAATGCAGTTGCTTTAATCTTCCACTGACCTTAATTTCCAGGACTGAAAACAGTAAAAGAAGTCCTAAAGAATCTCCTGTACTTCAGACACACTCATACTTATCTCCATTATGAGTGTTTGTCTAGTGTCTGATAGGATCAACCACTAGTCAGAACTGTGAACCTTCACTGGGCCCCTTCAAAGGTATGATGAACCCAAAGAAGACAAACAACAAACTCATCTTCTAATTCAGTAGACTCTCTGATGTGTCTCTTGGCAGAACATGCCTCCAGCAGGGTGCCTCTCCCATCTTCACCTCTTGATTCCTGGAACCACGAGTCCTATTaattagagaaaaagaaccaTAAGTTGGGTGCTGATTCAGATTATGTATAGACTCTTGGATAATATTTCCTAGCCCAAATTTTTGCTTCAGCTAAAACTCTGAGACTTTGAAAGGACATTCAGCCATTGTTTTATGACAGTGTTTCAAGATGGTGCAGATCATGATGGAATGGTAAATTCCTGGAGCCTAGAGTTGTTGCCCCACTTCGTTTCTGCAAAGTGAGTTATCTGGTTCTAATCATTACTGTGTGGAATGCCGTGAtgttttatttgggtttctgtagTTCAGGTACAGTAGGTATGATAGAAACATAATGTGCAAGGAAGGCAACTTTTAATATAGTGTCTTTTCTAGTAAGAACAAAATACCACAGTTCCTTGATGGATATGTTTCAATGTAATTAACATGCCACTCATTAACTGACTGGTCAACCTGAGATATGGCACCATATCAGGAACTCAGTTTCCACTGCTGGCAGATTCAGCACTGGGCAGTGACTGTAGTCAGGCAATCCATGAGGAGGTGTATGCTGCTGCATTTTTATAAGTTCCTTCCCTGTCAGCATGACAACTTTGTTCATGAGCCTCTTGGCCAATAGCAGAAGTGACTGAGAAAAGACTGACTTGTATCCACGGAATGAATTTGGACTCCATTATTAAAATCCTTTGATTAAACCTTTGTGAGCACTGACAGTGTAcctaaaattttgttcaaatgTTTAATGCATTTAGAAGGTGTATCCACATACAACTCATCCCCATATTTCCTTTCCACCATGTCTCAACTGTATTTCTCCCATCTTCTACTATCCTACAGAATCACAGGTTACAGCCAGGGAAGTGATGtatttgtgatgggctgacaggtTTGGCTCCATccaaatgttacaggccaggctatcTGGGAagtgactaaacagactccattttgctctgagactccatgttatgtaggaaatgtgcttctcccatgggaacgcaccgcctctgtgcccatcatcagttacttagcgtcaCATGTTTACAAATGTttacaatacaaaatgacaattcttatgtgatgaaaaattgttcttttttgattcctacttctcctaaacaatgcaccatgtgaacaaTGATGTCAATAATAATTGTGTCGATGTTGGTAACCATTCTTTTGTTtatacctaggtaagggtcattttgacccacttccccctctgctaatgatttcatgATTTtggtttgtaaattttaaatcatagcaacagataattatgactgatgtgatttttggtataagaacccctataaTCCTACGGTTGGgaccatttttggggcattgtgtgagacagtcagccagccggcttaataaagactctcaaatttgtacttctcagtggtgattggtctgttcttaagttgcgtcCCACAACAGTATTCTCATGCATCTTGTCCTTGTTCCTTCCAATTACAAAGAAGAACCATGTGTGTTGCCCAGATTTCTACCCACTGAGCAGAAGCTCCTTCACCACTGTGCATCTGTGACATCTCATAAAAGGCTTTGGTGCCGCAGCTCTCCACCTGTGGGTTGTGCCTGCAAGTCATACAGAACCATCTGTAAACCAGTTCCAATCTTCCATTCCCCTGCCAATTGTTACAGAGTATTCACCATGAGGTGAAAGGTGTCCCTAGGGGGAGACAGGACGTTGAGGAAGGAGTAATGCCCATGGTCGCTTTAGTCATGGATACGATGCTTCCATTTGATAATAGCGTCTTGGATTTTCATACATCACTTTATGGCttcaaaaatcagatgacactCCGATTATAAGTGACTAGCTTCTGGGTAACTTGATGGCCCTTAGACATGCAATCAATATCTTAAAAAGTCTGTTATCAGGTCAAATTCTGTTTGTCAAAAGGGAAGTACATGGGCCTGGTGGTGAATAtttgtaataccagtggctcaggcagttgaggcaggagaattgtgagttcaaagccagcctcagcaacttagcaagccttttcttaaaaaaaaaaaaattaataattaacaaGGGCTGAGGGTGTTGCACAGTGGTTAAGTccacctgggttcaatacctggtaccacacacacacacacacacacacacacacacacatacaaaaaggaagactgaaagaaaaaaggaaagtataTCCACCAAGGATCACAGGACTTTACTTCAAAATCTGAAGAACCTATACTGCAATTCATGAACAAGGACGAAAGCCTTCATACAGCATCCTATTTGCTGCTAAAAATTCCTTGACCACCAATGTTCTAGATTACATAGCTCAAGTGGTAAAGCAGCTCTCACAGAAGCCAGGACCTACAGGAGAGCCTTCTTCTGATGTGGACCCCACTCCCAACTGGCAGATTTTCATGTCACttggactaaaaaaaaaaaaatcccacaccCAAAGGAAAAGTACATTTCTTCCAACCAAAAGAGGACCACAGGGTGATGTACCCCTTTTTGGTCTGAAGAAAAGACAGGGGCAAAACTTATCCTTTCCTTACAGGAGATATCTCAGCATGTCCCTCAGCACTACAGACCTAGAATATTCTTTGAAATGAAGACCTCTGAATTTCTTGCATTTAATTCCACACCCTGGCATTGAAATGCTTTCCTAATAATCCCAGAGTGCTTGCTCTTTCTTGCTCACTAGACCCAATCAAAACAATGTGAAAGATATGGGCCAGTGTGGTATTGTGGAAGGGCAATCTTACAGAGCTCCCGGAGGACTGAGTTATCACATATGGCTGATGACTTAATGTAGCCCTGATGTAGAACACTGGAGGTGTATCGCTGTCCATTCCACGTAACCTAGTTGTTTCTGAATGTCCTCCTTGCTAAGGAGGAAAACAGTTCACCCTAAATCACATCTGGAATTGTAGCTGCCATTCGGGTCCACACCTGATTAAGCTTGCCACAGGTCACTGTGATTCTCCAAGAGCCGCATGTCTTCTGCACATCCCAAGAGAGAAGTGTGGGTCTGTATGGGATTCACGCCTGTGCCTCCCACAGGACCTCGACGGTGACAGCATCTCGGCAAATCCTCAAGTGAGGTCatagagtttatttttgtttttgttttttttttaatatttgaaagagattaaataagtattatttagaaaatcatgaaaatacaTTGAGTATGAGATTGGAGGtttaatatttgattatatttttaaaattacttcccATATATGAATcatacaatgaaatgaaatgactCCATGTAGAgtataaaaataatatccatCAGTACTAGTGATAATATACATTCCTATGCTTTCATAATGTACAATTCTTTCTACTTTGACCCacaagggagatcaatattatgTAAATCCTAAGCACAGAAACATGCCTGCATGTCTTGTTCCCACCTAACTTCAGGGGGCTTCACCATCTCAGTATTTGTAACATTGGGCTTCAACATGCTCAGAAGTTATGCTATTACTTTTGGAATAATGTAATGTAACAGCAGTATTCACATTTATTTAGGGCCATTTCTCCTGTGAGAACCACTTCTAATTATTACTGTAAAGGGCTATTTAATGTTAGATTAACTTGGTAGGTACAGAACGGCTTCTAAGATAGAGCAGAGTGCTGCCGTAAGACACTCTGACAAGCTCAGCAACGGCTCACAAAAAGCTCCAAGCCCTCATTATGACACCTTTCAATCTTACTCTGTGGCCCCAAGGAGCTTTGCAGGTGAGACTAAATTAAggactttaaaataaacaaaaagagataCCTTTAGGTTCCATGGGTACCCTAAATGCTATTCCCTATATTCTTACAAAACAGAGTCAGAAAGATGTAGGAAGCTGGCCATATGAAGTCAGAAACAAGAAGCTACAGTGAGCCAGCAGCCACCAGAAGGAAGAGGCAAGAAACGAAGTGTCCTCTGGGGCCCAGGAAGGGACATGGCTCCGGTGACACACTGGTTCCAGCGAGCTGACACTGCTTTGGACTTCTAGTTTCCAGACCCGAGGAAGAATACACACTTGTGACTGTAAGGCTCAAAGACTGTAGCAGACAAGGACGCTCTCAGAAATCCTGGTTTCTTCTCTgtcatattctttcctttctacTGGAGACTTGTTTGAGAATTCACCAGGAAGtcatctgttcctggacttttctttctggGAAAGTTACTTATTACTAATTCAATCTCTTTACCTGTTATAGGAtcattcagatatttttctcattctctggttttggtattgtGTGCATTTACAGGAGGTTTTGCTTTCATCTGTGTGCCTCCTATGTTGCTGTACCGTTATTTACAGTATTGCATTACAATCTTTCTTATATGAACATTCTAACTACAGCAGAACTGTAGGAATAAAACAGTTTACTTATTGCCAGAGGCAGAGGGTTGGAAAATTCTCAAAGAGAAGCTGAGATGATTTGGTGATTGCAGAAGAACCATACATTTGACAGTACCACACATATGACAAAATTCTTAGAACTCTATACTACGACCCAACAATTACTGTATGTAAACGATGCATTAAtttgaaaaaggtaaaaaaaaaagataaaagcacATGCATACTTGCATTGAAACTAACCAACCTGCTCCCCATAGACAGATTAATTGTTTCTTCCTTAGGAAAGTTACATCAGCAGCTGTAGGTAGACTCTTAGGGACAATCTGCAGAGGTCTCAAGTCTATAGTTATCTCCAAATCTCCATATATTCACCTCTGAAATCCCAACATGACTCCATATTACTGGTTTCAGGAGGAACATGCTTCACTGGGCATCATATTCATCTGAGTGATAATCATTGTTATTGTTAGTGCAGACAGTTCTCTCTTTGACTTGAGGACTTGCTGTGAGCCTTCAATTGTGGAGAGAGGAACacacaaagataaaaatcatgttttgttttttcttttttttttttacagacacaATTCTGTGAGTTATTGAGGAGATATAAGCTTATCAGGCTTATTATGCAAATAGGaaggcaaaaataaatcttttatgtAGACAGAAAGAATTATTTGTCAATTCAGAACTTGGTCTCCAGGTTTAagttcttccctttatttttcctgccttagagaacttggaaccTGTTGACCACTGCCTGAGACACAGCTTCACTAATATTATGTAGGCCATATTCCAGGACTGGCTATAAGTTTCAGTCTCCCTCTTCTGCATTCCCTGCTCTTCCTTTCCAGCCTACTGGTAAGTTTCTACATTCAATGAGTATTTTAATGAGAATGATAATCCCTGGAAACTTCATGGGGCGGCTACACCTTAGAgttaatttaaaagagaaaaaactgaagTGCATCCATGGTATAAAGTCAAAATTTCCATGAGAGGGAATTGAGAGAATTCAGAGATTGGTATGCAAGACATCTGGATTAAGTAATTAAATAGTCTGTAACACAAATatactaaacagacacttctcaaaagatgaaatacaaatacatgaaaaaaagttcaacatcattagcaattagggaaatacaaatcaaaactgcattgagTTTCTCTGATCAGTGGATCCTGATCCCAATTGGGGGTGTTGAAGGGATTCTGGATTGTGccaaggggagagaggggagggaaggtggtgtgggggatgggaaggatggtggaatgagatggacattattatcctaaatacatgtgtgattacactaccagtgtgactgcACTGTGTTCagctagaagaagaagaagttgtGCTCCTCTTGAGTACcatgtgtctaaatgcattctattttcatgtataactacttagaacaaattataaaaaatgaaaaattcaataaaaattgcaCAAGATTTCATGTGACACTAGTCAGAATTgcgtcatcaagaatacaaataataataaatgctggagaggatgtggagaaaaggaagacTTATACACACTTTTGGCAGGACTGTGACTTAGAAAAAATGCATTGGAAAACAGAATGAAGTCTTCTCAAAAGGCTAGGcttggaaccaccacatgacccagctctAACACTTCCTGGTATTTACCCTGAGAAATTAAAGTAATCTTACTGTAGTGGATCATGCATCACATGTTTTTAGCAGCAAGATAGcccaactatggaaccagcctaggtgtccaccaatgaatgaataaataaagaaaatgtggtatacatggAGAATGGAGTTTTATGCagccataaggaaaaatgaaattgtggtatttgcaggaaaatggatggaaatagagaccAGTATATCATATTATGTGAAGTAAGTGAAACTCAGAATGCTAAGGGTCACATGtatgtcttctctcatatgtggaagatagagaggaaagaggaatatAAAGGTGGGGgtagatctcctaaaaatcatGGGTAGATCCGTAAAGAGAACAAGGAGTGGGAGTAGGGAGAGAGGGGTCAGTGCAGGGGAGCAATATGGGCAAAATGAAGTTGTTATAGCATGTGCATATAGAAACacgtaacaacaaatctcatcaagATGAACAAGTATAAAGTgccaattaaaaagtaaaaatcaaatagTCTTCATTTCTCTAAGTAAGTGTAGAAGTGTTTAAAATTGAGAAGATGATTCTTAAGGAGTCTTCAATTTCATAGAATTTAATCCTTCGTGTAATTAATATAACATGTTTAGTTTTAAATCCCAAAATTTTTAGGAGAATCTTAAATTATAAGATGGAGGGGCAAAGAAATAATGTATATTAATGCATACTTTTCATTTCAATTCAACCTTtactgttctgtttctttttgtcaTGGTTATAGACCATCAAGAGATTCTGAGACAACATGATGGAGAACAGGACAGAAGTGACACAGTTCGTCCTGCTGGGACTGACCAGTGACCCAGGTGTACAGCTTCCCCTCTTTGTTACATTTTTGCTCATCTACACCATCACTCTGGTTGGGAACCTGGGGATAATCATGTTGATTGTCTTGGACTCCcgtctccacactcccatgtacaaTTTCCTTGGCAACCTGTCTCTAGTAGACATTTGCTACTCTTCATCTGTCATTCCCACAGTCATGGGAGGACTCCTTCCAGGAGATGAAGTCATCTCCTACAACACTTGTGCTGCTCAGATGTTCTTTTTAACAGGTTTTGTTACTGTGGAAAATTTCCTGTTGTCCTCAATGGCCTATGATCGCTATGCAGCAGTGTGCAAGCCCCTGCACTACACCACCACCATGACaagcagggtgtgtgtgtgtctggtagTAGGCTGCTATGTCTGTGGATTTTTGAGTGCCTCCATCTATGTTGGGAACACATTCAGTCTCTCCTTCTGCAAGTCCAATGTGGTccatcatttcttctgtgatattCCAGCAGTCATGGCTCTCTCTTGTTCTGTTAGACCAGTGAATGATCTGGTTCCTCTTTTTGTAGCCAGTTTTGTTATCTATTTTGCTCTCATCATTATCTTCATATCCTACATACTCATTTTTATCACCATTCTAAAGATGCGCTCAGGTGCAGGACACAGGAAGGCTCtgtccacctgtgcctcccacttcACTGCTGTCTCCATTTTCTATGGGACTACCATCTTCATGTACTTACAGcccatctccagtcactccatgGACACTGATAAAATTGCATCTGTGTTCTACTCTATGTTTATCCCCATGCTAAACCCTGTggtctacagcctgaggaacaaggaggttAAGAGTGCATTCTCAAAGATTGTTTTAGAAGCAAAATAATCATTAAGGTTTGATTCCACTCAGGGTGCATAATGCTTGTTGGTTCCCTCAGCTCTTGTCCATGTGCTGCACTGCATTTTCAGACCCAGCTTATTTCAAATTCCTTTACCTCTGCAGACGACggaggaataaaaaaggaaacttcaTATGCAGAATTATGATTCCAGAATCACGATATTTATAATACTTTGGTGTCTTATCAAAACTTTATTAAAGGTGTTGATACATTCAATAATTTCCCATGCAATTTTTCTACATAGAGGCAAAGATATGCAAAATAATTGCAGAAAATCCCTCATGGAAAAGAAGTGGAGACTGGTGCTTCATGAAGATACTTGTAAATGGGTATGGAAAATTTGCCAGCGTTAAATGTTCTGTGGCTATTTGTGATGTTGAATTGGATGTGTTCTTTGAATTGATTGAAGGATACGCAGGTAGCCAGGAAACCATTTTACTGTGTGTAGCTGAGAGGTTGTTTCTGAAAGTGTACAGTTTGAAGCAGTTACCATAGTAAAGAAAGTCTGTCCCATCAGTATGGACAGCCATCATCCAGTCCAGTGGGGGCTCACTTGAACAGAACACCCTCGCTGAACATTCACGTTCTCTCTTGGACAGTGGAACTGCTGGTGTCTTTCAAAGCCTCTTTCTCCAAACCTACACAGTCACTCCTCTGCCCCTCTTTCTCAGGCCTTTGCAGTCACACTGGGTTCCAGCACCAGCCTTCCTGGTTCTGAGCTTCCAGGAGCCCAGCTGGTCCTTCTTCACCTCCATAATCACAATTCCAAATCCCACGTCATAGTAAGTCTCTCACATATGCTTGAAGATTCAACTGATTGTATCAGTGGAGGCCCCTGACTAGTGCACTAGTATTGAGTaagtataatttaatattttcagaaaaaatgatgaattgatcaattaaaatatgtttttttcccttgcacattttaagaatatatgcatacatttggTGTCTCAAAGAATTAACTTGTCTGTTTGAGTCATGTGAtacaaaacaatttcattttttaattttcacaggaTATATATCCAGAGTGTCAGAGATATTGACGGaaagtaaaaatcaattttaatgtattcatatattattaTCATTTGCAGATTGTGAAGTAtttaaactgagaaataaatatagtgtacattttttcaaatgctttgaaattaattttgaccatttgtgttttCACATCAGTTCAGTTGTGTTCTCTCTGTCTGCTCCTCGAGAGTTCTTCCCCACTTCCTTCACCAACCCAAACCCCATGAGGCAGATATGCATAAAACAACACCCATTTCTTTGGGGGAGGGTCAGAATAGTTAGGTCAAAACTTTTCCTGGGATTTAGTGGTGGCTGGTCAAAACTAAGACTTGGCAGATGCAAAAGACTCCAACAGCTGGACTACCACTGGCGAGAGACCTGGCACCTATCACAAATGTGTGATAGAGAAGGAATATATGACCTTTATCTACACCTACCCCAGCCAATACCATCTCTGGTTGTTTGCCCCACTCTAGATCCTGAGTTCAAGTCAGCATCAGGCAACTTACAGCAGTGTACACCTTGGTCTTTCCCACAACTCTGGAGGGCTTGGAAGACAGTGTGGGCTTGGACTATGACACAGAAAAACCCAATTAGTGTCCACAAGCATGAGACAGGAGCCTGAATCTGATTCATATATGGTGATTTTTCCCAGAAACAGGCAGAAACCTGAAGTGCCTGAATACAGGATGTGGACAAGAAATATTGTCctgccttttccataatgggaagcTTATGGGAAAGAACTATGCTCTGTGCTCACTCCCTGGATCATCTGAACATACACCATATGTGGGATATGAGAAAACTGGGCTTAGATTGCCTTACAGAGCTAAAACCATGCAACACACCAACAGCAGTCTCCTGGCCAACCTGAACCTGAGTGTTACTCAGTGCTCAAAGAAGCATGAAGAGCTTTCAGGAAAAGATGTTCTCACTTAACAGTTGAAATAATATACCGGGAACTAGTTAGATATTAAGAAGTATGGCAGGACTCTCAGATAGGGCTTTTGATGTTTTTAGGAAATTCAATGTGCTTTAGGAAAACACAGAAGTGATCTGGTACTCTAAAAGTGAAGCTTAACAAAGAGATGTTGGTTATTTTCACAATTGAAGAGAAGTCTTTGATCTGAAAAATACCCTTAGGTAAATGAATACCTCAGTAGAAGGCATTACAGCAGGACAGATCAAACAGAGGAAGGAATTCATGATCTTGAGGACAGTTgcttaaaaatgtacattcagaagagtaaaaggaaagtggaatgaagaagaagaatgaaaatttaagagaaaCATGTAACAACATTAAAAGAGTAAAGATTCCACTTAGAGACGCTAAAGAGAGTTTTGAATATGCCAAAGGGGTAGAAAACTCATTCAAAGAAATTGtaacagaaaacttcccaaacctggaGAAGAATGCAAGTATCTAGGTGCAACGGGTTCATAGGTCTCTAGCCAGGTTTAAACCAAGTAAATCCATTTCAAGATATTTCATAATCATGATGGCCAAGGAAAAAGATCAAGATTCTTAAGGTGaaaagagaacacacacacacacacacagacacacacacatacaaacacacacacacaacacaaaagGGTGATCCAGATGACCAG of the Sciurus carolinensis chromosome 11, mSciCar1.2, whole genome shotgun sequence genome contains:
- the LOC124958094 gene encoding olfactory receptor 5B2-like, with product MENRTEVTQFVLLGLTSDPGVQLPLFVTFLLIYTITLVGNLGIIMLIVLDSRLHTPMYNFLGNLSLVDICYSSSVIPTVMGGLLPGDEVISYNTCAAQMFFLTGFVTVENFLLSSMAYDRYAAVCKPLHYTTTMTSRVCVCLVVGCYVCGFLSASIYVGNTFSLSFCKSNVVHHFFCDIPAVMALSCSVRPVNDLVPLFVASFVIYFALIIIFISYILIFITILKMRSGAGHRKALSTCASHFTAVSIFYGTTIFMYLQPISSHSMDTDKIASVFYSMFIPMLNPVVYSLRNKEVKSAFSKIVLEAK